A section of the Castanea sativa cultivar Marrone di Chiusa Pesio chromosome 12, ASM4071231v1 genome encodes:
- the LOC142621204 gene encoding cytochrome P450 89A2-like, translating to MEVWFIIVISLCISALLKSLFFNNVSENHNKLPPGPLHIPILSNFLWLRKSVLELELTLRKLHAKYGPIITIYITFGPNIFVVNRSLAHKALIQNSAIFADRPATPPTDLIVSSNKHTINTSSYGPTWRLLRCNLISEILHPSHMKSYSHARKRVLDILLNRLGSNTESIVKGHFQYSMFCLLALMCFGDKLGETQIKKIEEVDRRLFLSSGRFTILNFFPSIGRILFRKRWEELFQLRKNQDDVLIPLIKARKKVKQERQSKMKEEKENDDEFVVSYVDTLLDLELLEEKRKLSEEEMVSLCSEFLEAGTDTTSTTLEWIMANMVKYPQSQERLLVEMKGVVGNAEKEVKEEDLNKMPYLKAMVLEGLRRHPPAHFVIPHAVTEDVVLDGYLVPKKGTLNFMVAEMGRDPKVWEDPMAFKPERFLNGGGGGVFDISGSKEIKMMPFGAGKRMCPASGLAILHLEYFVANLVWNFEWKAVDGDEVDLSEKPEFTIVMKNPLKARLSPRL from the coding sequence ATGGAAGTCTGGTTCATCATCGTCATCTCTCTCTGTATCTCAGCACTCCTCAAATCCCTCTTTTTCAATAATGTCTCTGAAAATCACAATAAGCTACCTCCAGGACCCTTACACATCCCAATACTCAGCAACTTCCTATGGCTCCGCAAATCCGTCTTGGAATTGGAACTCACCCTTCGAAAACTCCATGCCAAGTACGGACCCATCATCACCATTTACATAACCTTTGGCCCAAATATCTTCGTTGTTAACCGGTCTCTCGCACACAAAGCTCTTATTCAAAATAGTGCTATTTTCGCTGACCGACCAGCTACTCCACCTACGGACTTGATCGTATCTAGTAATAAACACACCATCAACACTTCCTCTTATGGTCCCACATGGCGACTCCTTCGTTGCAATCTCATTTCAGAGATTCTCCACCCTTCGCACATGAAATCTTACTCTCACGCACGCAAGCGGGTCTTGGATATTCTCCTCAATCGCCTTGGTTCCAACACTGAATCTATTGTTAAAGGTCATTTCCAATACTCCATGTTTTGCTTGTTGGCTCTTATGTGTTTCGGAGACAAACTCGGTGAAACCCAGATTAAGAAAATCGAAGAGGTTGACCGTCGCTTGTTTTTGAGCTCTGGTCGGTTTACTATACTCAATTTTTTCCCCAGTATTGGAAGGATTTTATTTCGTAAGCGTTGGGAAGAGTTGTTTCAACTTCGGAAAAACCAAGATGATGTGTTAATTCCTTTGATTAAAGCAAGGAAGAAAGTGAAGCAAGAAAGACAGAGTaaaatgaaagaagagaaagaaaatgatgatGAGTTTGTAGTGTCGTATGTGGATACATTGTTGGATTTGGAGCTACTAGAGGAGAAGAGGAAGCTTTCTGAGGAGGAAATGGTTAGTTTGTGTTCAGAGTTTCTCGAAGCGGGTACGGATACTACGTCAACAACATTGGAGTGGATTATGGCGAATATGGTAAAATACCCACAAAGCCAAGAGAGGCTTTTAGTGGAGATGAAAGGGGTTGTTGGTAATGCAGAGAAAGAGGTAAAGGAGGAAGATTTGAACAAGATGCCTTATTTGAAAGCAATGGTTTTGGAGGGTTTAAGGAGACACCCACCTGCCCATTTTGTGATACCACATGCAGTGACTGAGGATGTGGTTTTGGATGGCTATTTAGTACCAAAGAAAGGTACTTTGAATTTCATGGTAGCAGAAATGGGGCGGGACCCCAAGGTTTGGGAGGATCCTATGGCGTTCAAACCTGAGAGATTCTTGAATGGCGGAGGAGGAGGTGTGTTTGATATATCTGGAAGCAAAGAGATTAAGATGATGCCATTTGGTGCGGGGAAGAGGATGTGTCCTGCTTCTGGTTTGGCAATACTGCATTTGGAGTATTTTGTGGCCAATTTAGTTTGGAATTTTGAGTGGAAAGCTGTTGATGGTGATGAGGTTGATCTATCAGAGAAGCCCGAGTTCACCATTGTGATGAAGAATCCTCTCAAGGCCCGTTTATCTCCAAGGCTTTGA
- the LOC142618986 gene encoding uncharacterized protein LOC142618986, producing MKKWILRVPHEKLSCEIATCRARLEGEESCQRGGFCECLTDLGKMHFRNSYEKLHLILFLVTALCFLVWLLCRDLHSHFLTEDQVLSTSWLARSIIIEDGIESRLTWNADRPHFVSVHLVKRVR from the exons ATGAAGAAGTGGATTTTGCGAGTGCCTCACGAGAAGCTATCCTGCGAAATAGCCACGTGTAGAGCACGACTGGAAGGTGAAGAGTCATGCCAACGTGGAGGATTTTGTGAGTGTCtcacgg ATTTGGGCAAAATGCATTTCAGGAATTCATATGAGAAGCTGCAtctcatattatttttggtCACTGCTCTCTGCTTCCTGGTTTGGTTGCTTTGCAGAGATCTCCATTCTCATTTCTTGACTGAGGACCAAGTGCTCTCCACTTCCTG GCTAGCCAGGAGTATAATAATTGAAGATGGCATTGAATCCAGGCTTACATGGAATGCTGATAGACCCCATTTTGTGTCTGTACATCTGGTGAAGAGGGTTAGATAA